The Methanobrevibacter olleyae genomic sequence AATTTTGACCCCTAAAATTTTATATTTTATTAAACAAATAAATATAATTAGCTATTTTAAAAATTTTATGTAATTGAGGTTAATTTAATGAAAGAACTTAATGTGGTTGCTGCTATTATAAAAAAGGATAATAAAATCTTAACTACTCAAAGAGGATATGGGGAATTTAAAGGTCTTTGGGAATTTCCTGGTGGTAAGATAGAAGAGGGGGAAACTAAAGAAGATGCTTTAATTCGTGAAATAAAAGAAGAATTAAATGCAGATATTATAGTTGAAAAATTTGCCTTAGATTTAGAGTGGCAATACCCTAATTTTTACCTTTATATGTCTTGTTTTGAATGTAGTTTAAAAAGCGATATAAAATTATTAGAGCATATGGGTGCTAAATGGTTATCTTTAGATGAAATTGATTCTGTAGAATGGATTGAAGCTGATATTAAGGCTGTAAATTATATTAAAGAATCT encodes the following:
- a CDS encoding (deoxy)nucleoside triphosphate pyrophosphohydrolase — encoded protein: MKELNVVAAIIKKDNKILTTQRGYGEFKGLWEFPGGKIEEGETKEDALIREIKEELNADIIVEKFALDLEWQYPNFYLYMSCFECSLKSDIKLLEHMGAKWLSLDEIDSVEWIEADIKAVNYIKESLTF